The sequence CTGTCCTGTCGAGGGTCCTATCCTGTGGACGTACGGGGGTTGGAATCGTCAAGAATCGGCGGTACTGGAAGATGGCGGCTGGCGTGATGTGCGGCTCATGCGGCACGGCGCTGCGCGCGAATGCGAAGTTCTGCGACGAATGCGGCACAGCGACGTCGAGCACTGGGGAAACCGCGAAGTACAAACAGGTGACTGTGCTTTTCTCGGACGTCGTGCAATCCATGGACATCGCGGCCCACATCGATATCGAGCGGTTACGCGAAATCATGACCGAGCTGCTCGAGGGATCGGCGGCGGTCGTACAGCGCTTCGGCGGCACTGCGGAATACAATGGTGACGGGGTGATGGCGCTCTTCGGTGCCCCAATCGCTTTGGAAGACCATGCTTTTCGAGCCTGCCTTGCGGCGCTCGCCCTCCAGGATACGGCCAAGGCGATGGCCGACGCGGTGCTGCGCCGCGACGGCGTTTCGCTTCAACTACGGGTGGGTTTGAACTCGGGACGCGTGATCGTCGGCGAGATTGGTTCGGGGGCACTGGGATACGCCGCGACCGGCGAGACGGTCGGGTTCGCTTCGCGGATGGAGTCCGCAGCGCCTCCCGGCGGCGTGCTGCTCTCGGAATCGACTTCGCGACTGGTCGAGCACGCCGCGCTGCTGTCCGACCAGGAGTGGGTGCATATCAAGGGCTCAGACAACCCGGTGCCGGCCCGCCGACTGCTGGCGATCGCCCCGCGGGACGGGCAGATCGGGCGAGCGGAAGCGGGTCTGGTCGGTCGACGCTGGGAGATGGCTGCTCTCGACGCCATCATCGAGCGGGCCGTCGGCGGACGTGGCGGCGTCGTGAATGTAGGGGGGCCGCCGGGCATCGGCAAGAGCAGGGTGGCCCGCGAAGCCGCCGCGCTGGCCGCAGAGCGAGGCGTCGACGTGTTCTGGACCTTCTGCGAGTCGCATGCCCGCGATGTGCCCTTCCACGCTGTGACGAGGTTGCTTCGCGCGGCCGTCGGTATCGCCGACCTCGACGGGCAGGCCGCCCGTCTTCGATTGCGGGAGGCGGTTCCGCCGGATGCCGATCCGCAGGATTTGTTGCTGCTCGATGACCTCCTCGGCATCGCCGACCCGGAAATACCATTGCCGCAGGTCGATCCGGACGCACGACGGCGTCGACTGACTGCGCTGATCAACTCGACATCGCTGACGCGGAGCTCACCTGCGCTCTACGTCATCGAGGACGCACACTGGATCGACGGCGCCAGTGAATCCTTGCTCGGCCAGTTTCTCACCGTCGTACCCCGAACGCCGACGGTGGTGCTCATAACGGGTCGACCCGAATACAACGGAGCGCTCAGCCGAGTCCGCGGCGGGCAGGCGATAGCCCTTGCACCGCTTGCCGACTCGGATACCGCAGTACTGATCAGCGAGATGTTGGGCTCCGACTCGTCCGTGGGCGAACTGGTGAAGATCATCGCCGACCGGGCCGACGGGAACCCGTTCTTCGCCGGAGAGATCGTGCGCGAATTCGTCCAGCGTGGCGTGCTCACCGGTGATGACGGACGGTACGTCTGTGACGCCGACATCGCCGAGATCCGCGTACCGGCCACAGTGCAAGCCGCGATCGAGGCTCGTATCGACCGCCTCGACACACCAGCCAAGCGAACGTTGAGCGCGGCGTCGGTCATCGGATCGCGCTTCAGGACGGGGCTTCTGACCGAACTCGGCATCGAGCCGGTGTTCGAGGAGCTGCTCGCCGCGGCGTTCATCGATCAGGTGCGGTTCACACCGGAGGCCGAATACGTGTTCTGCCACCCACTTATTCGCGCCGTCGCTTATGAGTCGCAGCTGAAATCCGATCGCGCAGAAACACATCGACGCCTCGCCATGATAATCGGAGACCGCGATCCGGCATCGACAGAGGAGAACGCGGCGCTGATCGCCGAGCACCTGCAGGCTGCGGGTGATCTGCACGCGGCATACGCTTGGCACATGCGCGCAGGCGCGTGGTCCATGAACCGCGATCTCGACTCTGCCCGCCTCAGCTGGGAGCGAGCACGCCAGATCGCCGACCGACTGCCCGACGACGATCCGAATCACCTCTCGATGCGTATCGCCCCCCGAACGATGCTGTGCGCCACCTCATGGCGCGAAGTCGAAGAGAGCCGGGATCGATTCGAGGATCTGAAGAAGCTTTGCGCGGCCGCAGGAGACAAGCTCTCGGTGGCCATCGGGATGACCGCCCTGGCGAGTGAACTTCTCTATGCGGGACGTTCCGCCGAAGGCCCCGGGTTGGTGAGGGAACAACTGGCGCTGCTGGATTCGATCGGCGATCCGACCCCGGCCATGGGCCTGGCATACGTGTTGTTCTGCATCTGTTTCGACTGCGGCGAATTCGCCGAGATCCTCGACCGGTCGCAGATGATCATCGATGCCGCGGCCGGTGATCCCGCCATGGGTGCCGCGTTCGGCGTCGGCTCACCACTGGCCGTGGCGTTGGCATGGCGTTCGACTGCCCGACTTTCGCTCGGCATTCCCGGCTGGCGTGCAGACCGCGACGACGCCGTCGCGATGGCCCGAAATGTCGACCCGACCACCTACGCCGCGGTTGTCACGTGGTCCAATTCGCCGGTTCACTACGGGATGATCTCCGTGGACGACTCCGCACTCGACGTGATGGAGGATGCGCTCGAGGCCGCCGAGGCATCCAGCAACGACACCATTGTCGCGATCGCTGTGTACTCGCTCGCGGGTGCCCTGCTGCGGTGCGACGACGAAACGAAACGTCAACGCGGCGTGGAGTTGATGGAGCAGACGCGCGACGTATGTGATCGCGAACGTGCCTACTTCCTGATACCCGTCGCCGACGCGTGGATCGCGCGCGAAATGGCACGACGTGGTGACCGCGATGCCGCCATCCCGGTGATGCGGGCGTCGACCGACGAGCTCTACCTGGCGGAAAGACCCGCGTACGGCGTGTTGTGCACAGAGCTTCTCGTGGAAACGCTGATCGAGCGGGGCGCCCCGGGTGATCTGGGCGAAGCGCAATCGTTGGTCGATCGCTTGGAGACACTTCGGCCGGAACGGAATTGGGCGATACGCGATGCCATCGTGCTGCGGCTGCGTGCGCTGCTGGCCGATGCCCACGGTGACCACATCGCGTGTCAGGACTTCCTTTCTCAATACAGCAGCATGGCGGAACCGCTTGGCTTCGAGGAGGTATCGCTGGTCAGGTAGTGACGACATCTGCTTAGGCGAGGACAGCCCCGAAGCCCTCGACCGGAGCTGCCCGCGTCAGTGCCTACGGTGCTTCGCTCGCGCGATATGAGCAAGGAGTGGTTCAGCGCCGACCGGTTGAGTACGCGGGCGGCGCTGAACCCGGTCAAATCCTCAGGAAGCGTCGTCTTTATCGTTTGATGTGCTGGCGCCTTCACGGTGACCGTCCCTGGAAGGATGCTTAACACCTGCGGCCGAAGCGCCTTGGCTCTCAGCCTTCTTGCCGCCGTTGGCAGACTTGGTGGTCGAACGACCCTGGACCGGATCGGCCGCTCGCTCACTGCCCTCGGTCGACCCACGCGCGACTGACGAATTCTTCGTAGGTCGGATGGCTGGCTTCTGTGACTCGGGCGACCGGATTTCCTTTGCAGGCTTGACCACATCCCCGGCGGAAGCTGTCGATTCGGTCGGGGTCTGCTCCTTCGCGGACGAGGACGCTGCCGCCGCGACAGCCGGAGGTGCCTCTTCCGTGGCCTTTTCGGTCCCTGGCGTGCCCTTCGGCTGATGCTTCGTCGTCAGCGCATCGAGGCCATAATCGCTCGGCAGCCGGTCGCTCGCCACCGCCGCGTTCGCTTCGACTATTGCGCTCGGTGCCGCGGCAGGATCCGGCGGCGGCGATATCAATTCGCTCAGGGAAAGCGCGGCCGACTGAATCCAAAAAAAGATCGCTCCTGGCAGCAGCAGAGGGAGCACAGGGATAAGGATGATGAACAGGGGCGCGAACAAGATGAGGGGCCCGATGATGGGCAGTATCGGGTCAAGTATCGAACCGCCAGTAGGCGTTTCCGCGAGAGCGGCGTTGTTCACCTGTCCGCTGTCGGGCTCCGGCAAGGTCCCCGCATCCGCTGTCAGAACTTTGTCACCCGCCGCAAGTGTTGCCGCGGCGAGGTTTTCACCAGCGCTGGAGGTAGTAGTTCCTCCGGCACCCAGCAAGTTGAGAATCGGATCGATCACGTTGTAGCCGATGAAGCCGAACACGAGGCCCGCGGGAATCGCCACACCGAAGAAAAACGCTACAAACGCAGCGGCCAACACGAACGCGGGGATAGAAACCAAGTCGTTGAGGCCCAGGGCAGATCCCACATCGGCGTTGTTGACCTCTACAGTGCTGGTCGAAGGATCGACCGTCACTCCCAATGTCTCGGGACTGGTGGTGGAGGTCGTCGTAATTCCCGAGATGTCGCCGTTGGAAGCGGACGTGGGTTTACGGGCTTGCGTAGCGACCACATTCGTCAGGAATCGCTCCACTTCGGCTGGCGACGGCAGCGCCGATGGCAGTGCCAACGACGCGTACTGCACTGTACGAAGATCGGTTCTCGCATCGTCGAAGTCCGGCGGCACCACGACCAACCCCAACGCGAGGATGCCGGCGCCTGCGACGGCGACACCAGTGGTGAACCTTCGGCGAACGCCCGGGAATGAGCCCGGCGCGACCGATGTGCCTGCGTAACTCATCGTCGTTCCTTTCACCCTGCGAAACGACGGTCACCGGATCTGGTGTAGCGCTCCGCACCTGGAAGCGTCACTCACCCGCCTCGCACAGAGCGCAGTAGAGCGCTACTGCGATCGATATCGATCGCGCCGCAGAGTTTTAGCTCGCCGTGCCCAGGGCAGCCCCGGCCCCTCCACCGGAGCAGCCCTCAGGCATGGGTGCGAGCGCTGTATCCATTCAGCGAGTCCTGAATACCCGCAGTGAGCACGGGCTCTGGGCTGGCTTCGATGAAGGTGTGGTAGCCGTGCTCATACGACCATCGAATGGCCTGCTCGAACAGCACCGGTTGGCGCAGATTGGCGAACCAGTAGTCACCGTCGAGGATCGAGGTGTCGAGTCCCGCGCCGGTGACCGAAGATATGAAAGGTACCTCGGCCGCTCGCGGCTGCAGATCCGACAACGACTCACGCAGTGTCGCTTGCAGCTCGTCGATCGCCGCGGAGTGCAGGGCGTACGCAACGGGAACCCGAGCGACCGGCACGTCATCTCGGGCGAGTGCGGCGATGAGTTCGTCAACCGCCACGGCAGCTCCGGTCACCAATGTCGACGACGGACCGTTGTACGCGGCAACGAAGATCGAATGACCCCATCGTTCGATGCGCGCCAGCACTCGATCGACGGGCCACGCGATCGCGGCCATGCCACCCGTCTTCGCCAAGGAGCCGACGGCCACGGCGCGCTGCACGACCACCGCGGCCGCGTCCCGCAGCGAGAGGCCGCCCGCGACGTAGGCGGCGGCGATCTCGCCGTGCGAGTGGCCGAGGACGGCGTCGGGATGAATCCCCAGAGCCCGCCATTGCGCGGCAAGCGAAGCCATGACAGCGAAGGAAATCGGCTGCACGACATCGATCCCATCCCGGCACCTCGGCACGCTGTCGTTGCGGATGACGTCGAGCAGTGACCGGTC is a genomic window of Mycobacterium sp. ITM-2016-00318 containing:
- a CDS encoding AAA family ATPase → MAAGVMCGSCGTALRANAKFCDECGTATSSTGETAKYKQVTVLFSDVVQSMDIAAHIDIERLREIMTELLEGSAAVVQRFGGTAEYNGDGVMALFGAPIALEDHAFRACLAALALQDTAKAMADAVLRRDGVSLQLRVGLNSGRVIVGEIGSGALGYAATGETVGFASRMESAAPPGGVLLSESTSRLVEHAALLSDQEWVHIKGSDNPVPARRLLAIAPRDGQIGRAEAGLVGRRWEMAALDAIIERAVGGRGGVVNVGGPPGIGKSRVAREAAALAAERGVDVFWTFCESHARDVPFHAVTRLLRAAVGIADLDGQAARLRLREAVPPDADPQDLLLLDDLLGIADPEIPLPQVDPDARRRRLTALINSTSLTRSSPALYVIEDAHWIDGASESLLGQFLTVVPRTPTVVLITGRPEYNGALSRVRGGQAIALAPLADSDTAVLISEMLGSDSSVGELVKIIADRADGNPFFAGEIVREFVQRGVLTGDDGRYVCDADIAEIRVPATVQAAIEARIDRLDTPAKRTLSAASVIGSRFRTGLLTELGIEPVFEELLAAAFIDQVRFTPEAEYVFCHPLIRAVAYESQLKSDRAETHRRLAMIIGDRDPASTEENAALIAEHLQAAGDLHAAYAWHMRAGAWSMNRDLDSARLSWERARQIADRLPDDDPNHLSMRIAPRTMLCATSWREVEESRDRFEDLKKLCAAAGDKLSVAIGMTALASELLYAGRSAEGPGLVREQLALLDSIGDPTPAMGLAYVLFCICFDCGEFAEILDRSQMIIDAAAGDPAMGAAFGVGSPLAVALAWRSTARLSLGIPGWRADRDDAVAMARNVDPTTYAAVVTWSNSPVHYGMISVDDSALDVMEDALEAAEASSNDTIVAIAVYSLAGALLRCDDETKRQRGVELMEQTRDVCDRERAYFLIPVADAWIAREMARRGDRDAAIPVMRASTDELYLAERPAYGVLCTELLVETLIERGAPGDLGEAQSLVDRLETLRPERNWAIRDAIVLRLRALLADAHGDHIACQDFLSQYSSMAEPLGFEEVSLVR
- a CDS encoding acyltransferase domain-containing protein → MADPPGGTSPASGGPSRLRGTVPWVLAALFNHRAVATEAAGRTVFVFAGHGSRWADMAKEILGSAPAFAAEMRRCDIAFSEHFDRSLLDVIRNDSVPRCRDGIDVVQPISFAVMASLAAQWRALGIHPDAVLGHSHGEIAAAYVAGGLSLRDAAAVVVQRAVAVGSLAKTGGMAAIAWPVDRVLARIERWGHSIFVAAYNGPSSTLVTGAAVAVDELIAALARDDVPVARVPVAYALHSAAIDELQATLRESLSDLQPRAAEVPFISSVTGAGLDTSILDGDYWFANLRQPVLFEQAIRWSYEHGYHTFIEASPEPVLTAGIQDSLNGYSARTHA